CGCGCCGATGAATATCGCCAAGCGGGCGCATATTCCATAGTATGGAACGTGACCAATTGCTCGGGACAAGCAGTCGGGAACGGAATATACTTTATCCGTATTTTAGGAAAAAATTTCTCAGCCGTCCAGAAAGTGACGCTGATGAAATAGGGATTTTGAAAATCTTTCAAAAAGGGCTTTAGCCCCAAATGAGCGGAGGAAATATGCCATACATCAGAGTTTGGATTCATTTGATTTGGTCAACAAAAAATCGCGAGAAATTAATCAGTCCATCTCTCAAATCCGGATTGCTGGTTCATCTTCATGAGAATGCCTCAGAGAAAGAAATATTCCTATCGGAACTCAATTGTATGGAAGAACATTGCCATGCGCTGGTATCATTAGGTTGTACACAAACGATCAGTAAAATAATGCAACTAATCAAGGGCGAGTCTGCGCACTGGATTAATGATAATCATCTGGTTCGAGGACATTTCGAGTGGCAGGATGAATATATAGCCGTGTCTGTTAGTGAATCGCAAATAGGGAAAGTCAGGAATTATATCCAAAATCAGGAAATTCATCATAAGAAAAAGACTTTTGCTCAAGAATATGATGAGTTCATTAAGAAATACGGGTTC
This is a stretch of genomic DNA from Candidatus Marinimicrobia bacterium CG08_land_8_20_14_0_20_45_22. It encodes these proteins:
- a CDS encoding transposase — translated: MPYIRVWIHLIWSTKNREKLISPSLKSGLLVHLHENASEKEIFLSELNCMEEHCHALVSLGCTQTISKIMQLIKGESAHWINDNHLVRGHFEWQDEYIAVSVSESQIGKVRNYIQNQEIHHKKKTFAQEYDEFIKKYGFIKDS